The proteins below come from a single Molothrus ater isolate BHLD 08-10-18 breed brown headed cowbird chromosome 33, BPBGC_Mater_1.1, whole genome shotgun sequence genomic window:
- the LOC118700956 gene encoding maestro heat-like repeat-containing protein family member 6: MRLPLACWKLLCSRAGTELGCTCKAGLRHSLTRTLDRASVSKVPSSSGCARSLTDAARDGTQVQEPTRGRYRRAAQTLWRLLRLRRRNTGGTSTEGTAQPDSRPCELQAEPAPSSASSDLAASSDWETDEDGWAEADMPLTQGRATTHTQAQAIPETEAMPTLTMTPAPAPEFFQQAAAPLQQVLAMVRGILQSLASCVTVDAGLQMQILALTEEHPDLVVMSLLYCAPTCDRAAALMWRAIGTSEVAAEEVLPALLSAVEEQPPFSSVFCSGDNEAIFALAASLVLWRIAPMSEWHYALLLHSPQLLVALFLQIVTTTERMPEDNEARSFWGACQEEHSLPSEPNRFAAQTMKALLSRLAFDNKLVALEHKQVWEKLLSADTQHYAAGLLAREMRHGLTPLCPFMASHLLSLLIGKRPRWHLPALAFLVELLECLDLSQHGPSALAVVSRHLPSQCRDGLRLALRGLVVLSKEPSLAGGIRGLYQHLLQQLADPDAEMVWMTLCALRDMLQDKDLKPPSVTALKLAEPLLQHFENDNSHVRLLSIQLFCKVMELVEEEGENPPMTIVSQSLLPLFLHWHDENLHVAQASGEALLGAARFLRSDLEQLLMKGQRMQFAERLLLQDESRAAEHLRWALPHLRSPQRPVRQAAVGIIAPPALGAAAALPQPAVPSGGSARQGPAGALPGQEGVRPQGWQRPCRAAVPPGTDTGSVLPGLAGVLVTGQKEELQVISEALQALREDDSPSCISVLIQLTFQRRSAGLLASAGSDVPASLGHLQLPLQMGAAAEQDAPAAAPGTALAAQS; the protein is encoded by the exons ATGCGTTTGCCTCTtgcttgctggaagctgctctgctccagggccgGCACCGAGCTGGGCT GTACCTGCAAGGCAGGACTGCGGCACTCGCTGACTCGGACCCTTGACAGGGCATCTGTGTCCAAGGTGCCCTCGAG ctctggctgcgctcgctctttgACAGATGCAGCCAGGGACGGGACTCAAGTGCAGGAGCCCACCCGTGGCCGCTACCGCAGAGCAGCACAG acactgtgGAGGCTCCTGCGCCTTCGGCGCAGAAACACCGGCGGCACCAGCACCGAGGGCACGGCCCAGCCTGACTCCAGGCCCTGcgagctgcaggcagagcctgctcccagctcagcctcctctgATCTGGCAGCAAGCTCAGACTGGGAAACAGATGAGGACGGCTGGGCGGAGGCTGACATGCCTCTGACTCAGGGCAGGGCCACCACACACACCCAGGCTCAGGCCATCCCAGAGACCGAGGCCATGCCCACACTGACCATGACTCCTGCACCCGCTCCGGAGTTTttccagcaggctgctgctcctctgcagcag GTGCTAGCCATGGTGAGGGGCATTCTTCAGAGCCTGGCGTCCTGTGTCACCGTGGACGCCGGGCTGCAAATGCAAATTCTGGCCCTGACTGAAGAACACCCTGATCTCGTGGTGATGAGCCTGCTGTACTGCGCCCCAACGTGTGACAG agccgCCGCGCTGATGTGGAGAGCCATCGGCACCTCGGAAGTGGCCGCCGAGGAGGTGCTTCCAGCGCTGCTCTCTGCCGTGGAGGAGCAGCCCCCTTTCAGCAGCGTTTTCTGCAGCGGGGACAACGAGGCCAtctttgccctggct GCAAGtctggtgctgtggaggatCGCCCCCATGTCTGAGTGGCACTATGCCCTTCTCCTCCATTCGCCCCAGCTGTTGGTGGCTCTGTTCCTGCAAATCGTCACCACCACAGAGCGCATGCCAGAGGACAATGAGGCGCGGAGCTTCTGGGGAGCGTGCCAGGAGGAACACAGCCTTCCCAGCGAGCCCAACAG GTTTGCAGCGCAGAccatgaaggctctgctctccagactgGCCTTTGACAACAAGCTggtggctctggagcacaagcaggtctgggagaagctgctctCTGCCGACACGCAGCACTATGCAGCAGGTCTGCTGGCAAG ggagatgcgcCATGGCTTGACGCCCTTGTGTCCCTTCATGGCCTcgcacctgctcagcctgctcatCGGGAAGCGGCCACGCTGGcatctgcctgccctggccttCTTGGTGGAG CTCCTCGAGTGCCTGGACTTGAGCCAACACGGTCCCAGTGCCCTGGCGGTGGTATCCAGGCACCTGCCCAGCCAGTGCAGGGACGGGCTGCGCCTGGCGCTCCGAGGCCTCGTGGTGCTCAGCAAGGAGCCCTCGCTG GCCGGAGGAATACGCGGCCTGTATCAacacctgctgcagcagctggctgatCCAGATGCAGAGATGGTCTGGATGACCCTGTGTGCGCTCAGGGATATGCTCCAGGACAAAGACCTCAAGCCACCCAGCGTCACCGCCCTGAAGCTGGCTGAGCCCCTCCTGCAACACTTTGAGAAC GACAACAGCCACGTGCGGCTGCTCTCCATTCAGCTCTTCTGCAAGGTGATGGAGCTGGTagaggaagagggggaaaatccTCCCATGACAATCGtgagccagagcctgctccctCTCTTCTTGCACTGGCACGATGAGAACCTGCATGTGGCCCAG gcctctGGCGAAGCCCTGCTTGGTGCGGCACGCTTCCTGAGGAGTGACCTCGAGCAGCTGCTGATGAAGGGGCAGCGGATGCAGTTCGCCGAGCGCCTG ctgctgcaggacgAGAGCCGAGCGGCCGAGCACCTGCGCTGGGCCCTGCCGCACCTGCGGAGCCCACAGAGGCCCGTGCGCCAGGCGGCCGTCGGGATCATCG CCCCGCCCGCCctcggcgctgccgccgccctcCCGCAGCCAGCCGTGCCCTCGGGCGGCAGCGCGCGGCAGGGGCCGGCAGGAGCCCTGCCCGGCCAGGAGGGCGTGCGGCCgcagggctggcagcgcccGTGCCGGGCAGCTGTGCCGCCCGGCACCGACACGGGCTCTGTCTTGCCAGGGCTGGCCGGAGTGCTCGTCACGGGGCAGAAGGAGGAGCTCCAGGTCATCAGCGAGG ctcttcaaGCCCTGAGAGAAGATGACAGCCCATCCTGCATCAGCGTACTCATTCAGCTGACCTTCCAAAGAAGA